The Culex quinquefasciatus strain JHB chromosome 2, VPISU_Cqui_1.0_pri_paternal, whole genome shotgun sequence genome contains the following window.
CAGTTTGGACGTTCGCGATGACCACCATTGCCTATCTTGGACGCGAGAGGGCATCTTTTTGGGAAGCCTCCGTAACCCATTGATATTACACACAAATTTCATTCAGCGCTGCAGCATGACTTCTGCCATGAATGGATTGTTGATGACGCCTTATGTTGAGAAGTACGAGGGGGGAAGTGAAAACCATTGCAATTATGGGTACACAGTTTTGGTGTGAATCGAGAATGTCGAGAGGTCAACCACTCTGGGCAGAGTGGAGCTCAGTTTGAGTCCCACGGAGTCAAACTTGAAGTAGAGAAGTAAAATGCCTCCATATAATAATATCGCTCGATTTTGTGAGTCGATTGATGGCCGTTCACACCTTGCCATTCAGAAGGCatcgtgctgctgctgctggggagGACGCGTTCAGAGGATATGATTGATGATGTTTTGCTGGATGTGTTACACAATATCTGCTTAAAATGGGTAACTTGGCTGGGCTGACCAGTGAATGTGAAGTTTTAAACGAAGTTGTGTTTGGCTTTAATTGGCCGATTTTGAGCACGGTTCCTTACTTGGGGCATTGGGTAGTTTTGGATTGAATGGTAGTAATTTGTCGAGTTGTTTACATTAATTTTGATTTGGGTTGAACATTTGTGTTTCTGCTTAAGTTGTTTACCATGTAAGTAATTGATCATTCaagatacttttttattttttgttattttctatttattgtttgaaaatcttttttttgtttagatttttttgaaattttcctcagtaatgaattttaaatattgatgtAAAGAAtctgaagtgtttttttcatgAGGCATATATCTTATTTGAAATAGTTAGGccattacaataaaaaaaacatttttctgtctCTGGATTCAggatacttttttattttttgttattttctatttattttttggaaatcttttttttgtttagatttttttgaatttttcctcagtaatgaattttaaatgttgaTGTAAAGAAactgaagtgtttttttcatgaaacataTATCTTATTTATTTGAAGTAGTTAGGCCATtacaattaaaaacatttttctgtctccttttaaattttgttttacaaaaaaaaaaactgacgaaTTCAAACTTATCAtaataatgttaaaaaacatatttgcttTGAATAATCAATTctgtttacaaaaatatacGTTTTTCTTCTGAAACATTGTCTTGAAAAgtggttttgatttttaattctgTCAAAGTCAgtaaaaatttattgttttttgtttgttgaaggaatttggcaatttttttgcttttatcgtTTATGTTGCAAAATTGTCTACTAATTAGTTTAAACtgtaagcattttcaaaatttgacaaTGGACTAAattagaaattgtttttttactgaatatcaaatttatttaaaagaatAACATTAATTCCTGTAGCATCTTGGtcatataaaacaaatttttgtcaagattatagaAGGAGAATAAGGTTTTTAAAAAGAGGAGGAGGAAATTTCAAAAACGCTTTGCATGATTCGAAGAACTGTTTGGAACCTTATAAATTTCCAAAGAATGCTGAACTTTATAACCTTCTAAATCATGTGAAAAGATCTAGGCTATACAAAACGGAAATTAAGTTTCCTCATAAATTTGTTGCACTGTTTCGTATtggaaaataaaacaacaatgtgTAACTTAAGTTAATAATTGGGTGCAAATAATTTCTAATGTTATCCCATAATTCATAAACATGGGAAGAATGATAAATTCATTTCGAATTTCTTAtctgttatttattttatttaatcatgaatttttttttaagaaaacttttttgttttttgttttaaagcaCTAAATAATTTcgcttttttaagattttagtttttgtatttttacataTAAATTACAAATAGAGAATGCATGGACAATAgtctgtcccattttgaggtcatgtcgaggattTTAGGTGCTctcttcttaaatgatagattatgatgtgaggaacaatgttttcttagacaagaaaaaataataaaatactttctcgcaccccctctacaatttcctgaaaaaagtcacctttttgaacaaattttcttagGTAGGACTTCAAAAAGCGATTATTCGATATACTTAAGATAACCAGAACGTGGTAATACATTAAATATAAAGAGTCCTGTGAGTAAAATATCAGTCAAAGTGGAACGAAATCCAAGATATGATCGAAGTTGTTAGCAATTAAAATTGCAGCTAATACGGGCGTAGCTCCAAATAATTAGTGTTTTCATGAAATTAGAttccagattcggattcagcggtcAACATTACTATAAGAAAGCATATCTTGGCCTTTAAGGCTTATGCTTgcaacatcgtgtaattagtaggccttgcttgtgagatctgagaaattttgaaaatcggcgctgttttttttaactaaaactctAATAactcgaaattttattttatttatttttaaatgggcAACCCTAgattaaatgagcatttctgaaaaaagttttgaaaaaatgcgattttttttacgtaAATCACCCTGGGAGaagccaaaaacttaaattttggtcagaTATTGacagtgcatcttaatctatggacaaataCCTATTATTTGAACATAATACGAACCTAAATGAAACAGTATGTGTATTGATTCCGAGCGAttaaagaaaatttgttcagaaaagtaactttttgcagTAAATCGGAGTGGGGGTGcgacaaagtatttttttttcttgtctaagaaaacattgttcctgacatcatAATCTCTAATTTAAGAAGAGAGCACCTAAAATTcttcgacatgacctcaaaatggtaCAGGCTAATGGACAATGTTTCATCTCAAAGAAAAGATTACAGAAAAAAGCTGATTTGCGAAAAAGTAGATAATTATTCTACCTAAGTTTACACAGTTTTTCGATTGCCTCCAAAAttgcttttatttttgcaacatAACCGAACTGCCTCCACGTGGTAACCAGATTCCTTTCTCTCATAAAACACGATCTATGACCAAACATCGACTCTCTATAACTCTTCAACGTAATCTGGATGGTTGCACCAGCCAGCAGCAACTCCTCTGTTTCACCCTATCACCACCCTTTTTATCCTCCTTCGAGGGGTCTCACCTTTCTGTATGCATCACTGCATTAGGTATCCATGACATAACCTTTCTATCTGCACGTCGCGTCGTGTAGGCGAAAGTTGCTCCCCCCGAAGCTTCCTGGTTGGCAACCTTGTCTAAGGTCCAAGACTAGTGAAAGTGATTTGCAGCAAAAAGGGCCTGGCTTTTATCGAGTTGAGAAGGGTTTTATTCAACATCCAGCAAAAACTTGAACATTATTAGGCAAAGTACTCGTCCTTTTTGGTGAAGTAGCACTCGTACAGCCCGTGGGCCTTTTCGCACGCGTTCGCACCCTCAAACGAGCCGCACCGCACGGCGAATCGTTCCGCCTTCTCCTGGGTGCTGCCCTTGGCCAGCTTCAGCGCTAGAGTTTCCTTGTTGATCACGCCCGTCTCCCGGTCCAGGAAGTTTACCTTGCCGAAGATGCACCGCATGTAGCACTTGGATTTGTCGTCCGTTAGGGTGAGGTCGCCCATCCGGAAGCGCTCGCCGATGTTCTCCGGCAGACCGTCGCCCACCTCGGCCTCGCAGTCCGCCGACAGCTTCTTGGCGAACTCGACCTGCTGCGGGGTGAAGAAGGCCTGCGGGATGGGGGAGAGTTAAGGGTTAACAACTACCACTTGGACACGGGTTAAGCAcccaataaggccgttgcaaatatttttcaattttaaattttcatgaaataccaatgtacagtccaatgaaaagttttttttttgcgaaaaaaaaaaaactccgtcaatacctcgatatttcaaaactaatgattggaaagcaactgtacgcctgtaaaatgcatttttaaacatccAAGTGTTGAAAccttggcttgtaatttcaatttttaatttttttttgaaagtacctACTTTGTTCtaagtgattttatattttttgatccaAGTTGGCGGCCTGGAAAATGTGGGGCTGATTACTTCCAACATTCATCTTTTCTAAACGGCCAGGCCAATCGCGTAGAGTTTACTGCAAAGATGATTTGTTgaagtggattgagtttgagcacgaatgttcaaacatcACCACAAAatagtttctattttttttctttagattAAACTTTGTCCATCGATTCCTTAGGTCCAAATAAGTCCTTTTCCATTATTTGtttcttcatacaaatttggggacTGACCATAGAAAAGTGttatgcaaatattaaaaaaaacccgcATTTTATGAAGAGATTTCCTGATCGATTCgtagtcttcggcaaagttagttaggaatattttgaaaaatggtacacggtacacgcaacaaaaaaaatacccgttttttcatttttcgatttgttttagTGGACAAAAAGTGCAAACTTCTGAGTTATAGGACAAaacgtatgttttgatttttgctatgttatgatttttgaacaaaaatagtgattttttgaaaagtaccgaaaatgccttcaaaaatatgttttggaaATTGTAATATTAAATTGGAGATCAAAagaacctttttttaattttcgataaaATGCACCATTTTGGAGTCAAAGCCATTCTAAgactaaaattttcagaaaaaatcctttctttttatttttttaaaaggtgttTATTCTTGTCCATCTTGGAAAGAGTGAAAGAcgtttatttgaaaaactgagaaattcTCTGCACTTTTCttaatagttatttttttttgtttgcagaggtttcaaataacaaaaaaaatcgttttttctaTGTGCTACCCATTTTACcctcaattttcaatcgatgataTCTGGAATCTACTAAtcctattttttatgttaaaaaagtttaatgcgGGTGAAATTTTCATTCCTTTTGAAAACACACTAGGAACAGTTAAAATTAGTTTCTGAGGTACAAGTTTTAAGTGCTATTGAAACAGAATTCAATTTcagatttataggcattttcagtacaaTAAGTTTGTTAGTAAATTCGGAAAGTTTATAAATTATGcttcaaaagttttttaatgaaaaaaaaaaaacaatttctaatTAATTTTGAACAAACTCTAACGTTTTATCGACTTAaccttaatctttttttttcaaaaataataataataataataaaaacatcttaaaatctatcaaaaaagggcaattaaaaaaaactatttaaaatacattttttcgctTATGTCATAATTTTTACCAcgttcaaaaacattttgaattgtacaccgaaaaaaaaataattttagaaggttgaaaatttggttggttgaatattacctcttattTGAGTacttgagtaatattacctaatgaaaattcatgcaaaactgataaaaattcaatagttcaataacacaaaatctgtcatcattccctgatgaatattactagAATTTTTTTTGGCTCATTTCTACTGGCTTGCGATTtgaattttatactttttttaaattgttttcacaGTTGAAATctcggttttaaaaaaaaaatgtttttcaacaaaACCATTTTCAGAGCactattgaaaaattttacactGTTTGGCCTCTCAAGTCCTcttttaaaaccaaaaatcttaaaacaagTATTACCATTTAGATAATATTTGAAGAtaaattccagagtttttttttaaaaggtcctataagctgttggcttccatatgtttataggacctattcaaaaaaaaaaaaaaaaactctagaattgaatTCTTATCATTGTCACCCTGGTTTACAATATTGATAATTGAgcatcaaattatttaaaacctTTAGAAAACGTCCAGAAAACGAATTGAACAAGATGTATTATACCTTTTTATAGAGTTTTCATCatatttattgtaaaatttaaatataattctTTACATGTTTAATtattacaatgatttttttgattattttttcgcgAATAATGTGCAAAAGATAAGGTATCcctcgaaaattttaaatattctgcACAATATTTAgataactttgttttgtttaaataaaatatctttCTAGCAATATTTGATACGAAATCTCAACTCAATATGcacatcgatttttttaataaccttcacgtttttcgtcatttttttcaattctaactGAAACTGAATCAGCTAAATATATTTCTCAGAACTCGGACCATAGGTCATCTGTAATGGCTACTTACATGAGTTCCAACTGCCAACGCGGCCACAATCAACACTAAACACTTCATCTTCAAACACTTTGAGCAAGCAACAACACCGAGCAAAACTTTGGGTCCCCAGGCGGCGGAAAGGATCTTATCGTCTGACGGGCCGGTTTCCGCTTGGGACCACTTTTATACTGCCAGTCAGACCGAGATTAATCTGATTTCGCTTTTCTGTACTGATTCTGGAGCTCCTTTTTTTGTATGTTGCAAAATCACACCACCTCACGCTGCGAAAGGCTCATCTTCTTTGGCACCCCAGAACCAATCGCAACTCGCAACTCGGAAAAGGGGGCAAAGGGGTAAGACCaataaattataatgttttCAGAAAGTGGAGCACAGTAAAAAAGTCGTTCaagtgattttaaataaattatttttcatatgaaagtccAAATGAagcgaattgattt
Protein-coding sequences here:
- the LOC6033165 gene encoding general odorant-binding protein 56d gives rise to the protein MKCLVLIVAALAVGTHAFFTPQQVEFAKKLSADCEAEVGDGLPENIGERFRMGDLTLTDDKSKCYMRCIFGKVNFLDRETGVINKETLALKLAKGSTQEKAERFAVRCGSFEGANACEKAHGLYECYFTKKDEYFA